ATAGTATTATAACTAGCACGAGTGCTATTTGTGCATTTCCTCGTATTTTGAATATacgtataagaaaaaaaacaaggaaaatatACTGGATTTTTTCCCCCCAgttttgagtggcaaccctgtaaaagctatttcttttataaaccaatattttccaattttggcAGTCTCATTTCTATTAGATAATTGGAGCTCAAAAAGCACTGTTCTTTTTAACACTTCTGAGCCTATTCTATTTATACCATTGTATAATGCAGTTActtttattttgtcttcaaaggatgaagatgttataaaaaatacaagAGATTCAGAACTATGACTGAAAGGATTTTTAATTCGAAAGAttagatcttttaatatatattatacatcatttaatagatattagcaaatttttttaaaaatcttatattggTTCATCAGTATCACAAATGATATTTTAGTAGCTGTTCttgaataaaatgcttttccCTGCTGCAAATCAAAAGTTCCTTGATCCATCTCTCACTGGAACTAATATAACTGTGTTCGTTTATATTTCTGCATGTtttagatgtatactcaattgaCTAATAAGATGTCTGAATCAAACATGCAAACATATCAAGGTATTATGTTTctgaaaaatgtcatttaaatatatcaaagagaATTACTAAAGTAAAAGGGCCTTTTGCctgtaaaatattgttatttaatgaagaatcaattttaaatataatttaatcatactaatatattataatcaaatcttcgcatatttttgttcaatagTATGGAGTATATTGTCATGCTAAGTTTAATAAAAGTTGTCTGAGtttgaattgcataaaataaaaactttcaataaatgtgtaaaattctGCAGATGAACATATAATTATAGTGTCGAATTTTGACTTTGAATGAACTGTGtcgtttttaatttctttgacattttttgcttgaaaaatagaacaaaatattctaggagaaaaatatttgtatctgaCTATTTGGTATACTTGAActtacagtattttttaaaataattgaaaatgcccATTCCATTGATTGCTGGCAgtatttcttttaacaattaatattacttattcaaaaatttttgatgcattaGATATTCTAGAAAACTACCATCCATTCAATTAAGTTGACTAGTGTATCATAAAAAGCAAGTAGCTAATACATGACTTTGATGAATGTGTTGACTGGCCTAAACTGCATCAAATTATGCTGTTCTATTAAAAAATCATCCTAATGCAAGTtgtaattattaatcatttagttAATCCCttgtattacaatttatttacagtCAGCACtactcaatttaattttctttattttaagaggAGGgattattaatatagaaaaatatttttcttcataaaaacttCTCATAATTAAAACTTATCATAAAAAGCATCAAACTCACTTTCTGCGAGTGTAGCCTTTCATTGTTGGTTTGCTCAGAAAAATTAACGACGAGTCcaactttttctataatttcagttcagttaattatttcaaagtgaGTTTCAGTCACTGGAATATGAAAGTTTAAGAAGACTAAAAGACATCTTAAAATGTAAAGATGTGCATTAGTTTAATGAAATGCAattctttagttctttttttaaaaaaaaaaaatatttttttagatggcTTATACttgtaagattttgaatttttaaaaaatcccacaattttctaattttaaactttttaaattctctgAAAATTGTTATTCAGCATTATCTTTACTATTTGATTCTTTCTTTCAGGCTTTGGATCTGCTGTTTTGTGTTGGAGACAATCCCATATAATTCTAcagttgcttttttaatattagataacTAATGtaaggttttaattatttttgaacagaCTTTTCTTactatttctatttctttatttttgggtttgtttttttattgctttaattctctgtgtttttaaagatatttataatataaatggaaATGGAGGAAATAATTGTGATAGATGAGGATAGTGATGATTTAGAAGAAGGTGAAATAACTGATGATATAGAAATGATATTccaaattgaaagaaaatcaaaacgGTTGCCACGTCGTTAtgctttacaaaataaaagtccAATTGATAGGCATAAAAATTACAAgcataaagaaaagaataaatttctaaatccCACTAAATTAGAATCAATTCATAGAAGAAAACATAAATCATCTTGTCCTCATCGTAATTCAGAAAAACATAGGTTAAAACATAGGCAATCTCATCACAATCATAATTCCTTTAACACTAAAAGTGCCTTTAAAAATTACACAAGTCCCCCCAGGGCTCCTTCATTATCGAAAAAGGTTCATTCAAATCTTCAGAACTCTGAAAATGAGATCAACTTCCCAAAATTattatcagattataaaaaagCAAAGGAACGTTTGAATCAGAAAGTTGAAAAGGTTCAAAATAACAATTCTGTGAAAAATGAATCAGTATCATGTACAAATGATAGTAAAAAAACGAATAGTTGTCCGCCTAAGCAAGAATTGGCTGATGCACTTCCACTAGAAGacttaactgaaataaaaaaaggagaggAGAGTGATGAAGAGGATGTTGAAGAATTGCGAAGGAAAGCTCTGGCAACATGTGCCAAAAAACAACTTATTAGCAAAGCAGATGAGGAAAGTTCTAATGAAATGCCAAAACTCAGTTTAAATAGTCTACCTTCTTTATCTAATAAGGTTTCATTGGatcatttaattgaaacatttaacGGTGAATGTGATAATGACTCTCGCGATAATTATGAAGTAGTGGATATGGATCTTGATGAGGAGGAGGGCAGTTGTCAAAAAGTAAatgatgataatttatttattattgataaaacacCTGCAAATACTGAATTTTCTCCCAATGTTATTAATGGTCACTTAAATCAGAAAATTGAGAGTCATTCCCCTGTGGAAA
The window above is part of the Argiope bruennichi chromosome 7, qqArgBrue1.1, whole genome shotgun sequence genome. Proteins encoded here:
- the LOC129975743 gene encoding uncharacterized protein LOC129975743, with the protein product MEMEEIIVIDEDSDDLEEGEITDDIEMIFQIERKSKRLPRRYALQNKSPIDRHKNYKHKEKNKFLNPTKLESIHRRKHKSSCPHRNSEKHRLKHRQSHHNHNSFNTKSAFKNYTSPPRAPSLSKKVHSNLQNSENEINFPKLLSDYKKAKERLNQKVEKVQNNNSVKNESVSCTNDSKKTNSCPPKQELADALPLEDLTEIKKGEESDEEDVEELRRKALATCAKKQLISKADEESSNEMPKLSLNSLPSLSNKVSLDHLIETFNGECDNDSRDNYEVVDMDLDEEEGSCQKVNDDNLFIIDKTPANTEFSPNVINGHLNQKIESHSPVENENHLQSNHSQTIDDFEEQLLRAEVIASMNSSRQKRQSPPKLPIPVEEKVSEIIAKVDMLHNAVSTLHKEMRPKPCAIYSKGPLQNSVKQPPKRIIDAKSKFSNFKNNKTTASPPPPRGVNTIQERLIITLNNDTSTDESDEETNENASQNIPVSSIEALISSARQKSDAAQLSNVSSVNVSCLSKAQQEEYNSLKKLLAEKTQYSVPAPLIKEKNTPNQSHINLLVKKISVAKANLEKEVGIRSQMEKDLLEKKRNYMASKLRVQLLKEKLHAAEKIRAANLENWKQCTAKLDIVRKSVSKRESLLKLLETELSTKNACFEPNSTTPPV